One Helianthus annuus cultivar XRQ/B chromosome 7, HanXRQr2.0-SUNRISE, whole genome shotgun sequence genomic region harbors:
- the LOC110868104 gene encoding thiol-disulfide oxidoreductase LTO1 translates to MATFINLSSSPNSSTLFSNNKHHPYISNQLKSDWGYGRLRLLRVKCLNEPNRDTVESEAKLVGSGGSGISSYSWCAALGGLGFVETGYLSYLKLTGSDAFCPVGGGSCGDILNSDYALVYGIPLPLIGMFAYGAATFLALKLASKDLPFGIDQSNGGLILLGTTTAMATASAYFLYILNTQFPGASCSYCLASVVLSFSLFLTTAKNLGWQKVRDEVGLQLCIAGLVFAALNNSYSATLSPPARFGEQFLPYYPTEIKAPSSPLALKLATHLRSVGAKMYGAFWCSHCLEQKEMFGREAAKLIDYAECFPDGFKSGTELSKECKKIKIEGFPMWVINGQVYKGLQEFPELAKASGFEAGEFSGELAELAKQSAEANMQP, encoded by the exons ATGGCGACCTTCATCAACCTCTCATCTTCTCCTAATTCTTCCACACTATTCTCCAATAACAAACACCATCCCTACATCAGTAACCAACTCAAG AGTGATTGGGGTTATGGGAGGTTACGGTTGCTGCGAGTCAAGTGTTTGAATGAGCCGAATAGAGATACTGTGGAATCTGAAGCTAAGTTGGTGGGTTCTGGTGGTTCAGGCATTTCGTCATACAGTTGGTGTGCAGCACTTGGAGGGTTAGGGTTTGTTGAAACCGGTTACTTGAGTTACTTAAAGTTGACCGGTTCAGATGCATTCTGTCCGGTTGGAGGTGGTTCCTGTGGTGATATACTTAATAGTGATTATGCTCTTGTTTATG GTATTCCTCTTCCGTTGATTGGAATGTTTGCATACGGGGCTGCAACGTTTCTCGCGTTAAAGTTGGCTTCAAAGGACTTGCCTTTCGGAATCGATCAAAGTAATGGCGGATTAATTTTACTCGGGACGACTACCGCAATGGCAACCGCAAGTGCATACTTTTTGTACATTTTAAACACACAATTTCCAGGAGCCTCGTGTTCTTATTGTTTAGCGTCTGTTGTCTTATCATTCTCCTTGTTCCTCACTACTGCCAAG AATTTGGGCTGGCAAAAGGTCCGAGACGAAGTGGGTTTGCAGTTGTGCATAGCTGGTCTGGTTTTTGCCGCTCTTAACAACTCGTATAGTGCGACGCTTTCTCCCCCTGCACG CTTTGGGGAGCAATTCCTGCCGTACTATCCAACTGAGATAAAGGCTCCATCAAGTCCTTTAGCTCTTAAACTTGCAACACATTTgcgttcggttggagctaaaatGTATGGAGCTTTCTGGTGTTCACACTGTTTAGAACAGAAAGAG ATGTTCGGACGTGAAGCAGCAAAGCTGATAGACTATGCCGAATGCTTCCCGGATGGATTCAAATCCGGAACGGAATTAAGTAAGGAATGtaagaaaatcaaaattgaaggGTTTCCAATGTGGGTGATCAACGGTCAG GTATATAAAGGACTTCAAGAATTCCCAGAACTTGCTAAAGCATCGGGATTCGAAGCCGGTGAATTCAGTGGAGAACTAGCAGAGCTTGCTAAACAATCTGCTGAGGCCAACATGCAACCATGA